A region of the Lysobacter sp. K5869 genome:
GGCGCGCGCCTCAGCGCGCCGTCAGGCCGCGCCGCAGGCCGAAGCCGATCAGCGCCAGCACCAGCAGGCCGACGATGGCCGCGGGAATCGGATGCCGGCGCGCCAGTTCCGCCGGCGCCATCCGGGTCAGTTCGCTGACGCGCTCCGCGCGCGGCGGCGCCGCTGCGGCCACCGCGGGTTTCGCAGCGGCCGGCCGGGCCGCGACCGGCTTCGCGGGCGCCCGCGCCGGCGCGGGTTCGGGCTGCGCCGGCGCCTGCGCTTCGCGTTCGGCGCGCACGGCCGCGCGCTCGATCCGCGCCCGCTCCGCCGCACCGCGCGCGAACGTCGACACCGCGCCGCGTTCGCCGCGCGCGCGCGCCAACACTTCGTCCAATTGCGCCTGCGCCGCCGGCAACAGCTTCGGCCGCAGCCACGCCCACATCGGATGATCCGGCGCGGCGTGTCCGCTGCCGGGCAGGCCGTTGCGCGCGACCAGTTCGGTCAACTCGCCGCCGAGCCGGCGCACGTTCGCTTCCGGCGTATGCCAAAAGCCCTTGTGCGCGGCCACCAGCATCAGCGCCAGCATGTGCGCCTTGGCCTGCTGCGCATGGCCGCGCGAGAGGAAATCGTTGACGCCGAGCTTGTGCTTGTCGTCGAGATAGACGCTCTGCACTTCGTCCCAAGCCCAATCGTGGATCACGTCGGGCCGCGTCACTTGCCAGCCCCACAGGTTCTCCAGAAACTCCTGGCTCATCGTGCGCGCGCCGGCGTAGCCGTGGCGCATCAGCGGACGGATCCATTGCGGGTTGAGGTAACGGCCGCGGAATTCGCGCAGCAGCGCCGCTTCCAGCGGCTCGACATCGGCGCGGTCGGCGTCGGCGTTGTAGAGCACCTGCGCTTGCGGCACGCGGCCGGTCAACGTTTCCGCCGCCAGCGACAAGCCGCCGAAATAATCGAAGGCGTCGTTGTTGTCGAGCAAGCCGTACAGATGCGACGCGCGGCCGTGATAGGTGCGCGCGACCGACCGCAAACCGGTCTCGAACGCACGGTGCGCGGCGATGCCGTCGGCGTCCAGGCCGTAGGCGTGCCCCATGCGGTTGAGATACGCGCGGCCGATCTGGCCGCGGTCGCGCCATGCGCCGGAGCGTTCGGTGAGGCGGTTGACGCCGGCGCCGTACGCGCCGGGCGCGTCGCCGAAGATCCGCCACGCCGCTTCGCGCCCGGCCGCGGCGATCTCCAGCCCCTGCCCGCGCAACGCGTCGGTGCGCTGCACCCACTCGCGCGCGACGCCGTTGCCGTCGATGGGTTCGTCGCCGGTTTGCAGTTGTTCGCCCAGCGGCGCCAGCGCCGCGTCGAGCGCCGGACCGAGTTCGGGCCGCTGCTTGCGCAGCCGCTGCGCGCTGGCGGCCAGCGCCATGCGGCCGCCGCGGTCGAGCAGCACGACGAGGTTCGGATACAGATCGCGGAACAGGCCCGAGGTGGTGACGATCACATCGCGCCGCGTTTGTCCGGCCGGCATCGGCTTGAGTTCCAGCCCTTGCACGATGCCGCGCGCGTTCCAGCGCGGCTGCACGCCCATCAGCGCCAGCGAGAAGCCGACCATGACGCCTTCGTCGCGCACCGCGTCGGACGCCCACAGCACCACCGCTTCGCTGCCGCTGCCGCCGCCGCTTTGCGCGAGCACGCGCGCGGCCTGCTCGGCGCCCAGGCGCTGGGCCAGCGGCGACGGCAGCACGTCGCCGTCGAGGCCGTGGAAGTTGCGCCCGGTCGGCAGCGATTCGGGCGCGCGCAGCGGGTCGTTGCCCTTGCCCGGCAGCACGAAACCGCCGTCCAGGCCGTGCAGCAGCGCGGCCATTTCCGCCGGCGGCGAGGCTTTGAGTTTGTCGCGCAAGACCTCGCGCTCGCCGAGCCCGCGCATCGAGTCGAGCATGGTGTCGAGCTGCTGCGGCTCCCACGCCTGCCCGAACACGTGCAGGCCGTGCGGCATGAACTTCTCTTGCAGCTTGGTCAGGTAATGGCCGATCTCGTGCGCGAGCAGATCGTCGTCGGTCTGCTCGAAACCGATGCCGCGCACCTTGAGCACGTCGGCCATGCTCGCTTCCAGTTCGGCGCGCAGCTGCAGCGCTTCGACCTGCTCGCGCATCTGCGCGGCCGCCTGCGCGCGCAACGGTTCGCTAGTGCTGCTCTCGAAGCTCTCCACCAACTGGCGCAAGGTCAGCAAGCGGTCGTAGAGCGCGGTCGCGGCCAGCGGCGGGGTCAGGTGATCGACCATCACCGCCAAGCCGCGGCGCTTGGCCTGGGTGCCTTCGCCGACACCGTCGACGATGTAGGGATACACGCCGGGCACGTCGCCGGCGATCAGTCGCGAGTAATCGTCGGACGCCAACCCCACGGCCTTGCCGGGCAGGAATTCGTAAGTGGAATGGCGGCCGACATGGACGATGGCGTCGGCGCGGAACACGTCGCGCAGCCAGTGGTAGTACGCGAGGTATTGGTGCGGCGGCGGAATCTGGGTGTTGGCGTGCAGCAGTTC
Encoded here:
- a CDS encoding cobaltochelatase subunit CobN gives rise to the protein MSTTSAQAATVLGVVSERAAPETAEAAQAVLAARSGDRIVLRTPQQLEALDKAQLQQLVAGSDAVIAVALFGEQGVRLRETAQRLRRQGHGPRRLYAFHGESGLAYASYDERRDLRALTQNELGQLTADAPPPALLARARADAFASEWLDVRALWREGGQDNLRRALRFLLDGGAVPKAQPQPDLILRQNGTVVNAPAADARPLLAVLDLNNADTVAGDALCARAQARGLACLGLYARWGEASLDAVQRLPALLGAQPLAGLVVLQDFVVGAAEGRDAASTAIAKLDVPVFKAIRMLDRSAAQWRLSGDGLPISSVQYRVAMSELQGSSQPMVLAAAGPARIDPLTGVRLQRPQALAPEIDALVERALRWRHLRETPPAQRKIALIYYNHPPGRQNIGADNLDVPASLHGILRAMRAQGYAVDGLPETPDALLDAMMRVGVNTPEDNGELAALAQHAQTMSGDDYRRWFATLPESVRGEVSDGPLARLRAQVALARAAHETELGERRVREAERELLHLLEGIDHPSRDAALAKFRGLIDAHLRCLKSETDEAACAEADAAQAALQALNIPGLRGWGAAPGKVMTHGDAVVLPGLRLGNVFIGPQPPRGWEVDEELLHANTQIPPPHQYLAYYHWLRDVFRADAIVHVGRHSTYEFLPGKAVGLASDDYSRLIAGDVPGVYPYIVDGVGEGTQAKRRGLAVMVDHLTPPLAATALYDRLLTLRQLVESFESSTSEPLRAQAAAQMREQVEALQLRAELEASMADVLKVRGIGFEQTDDDLLAHEIGHYLTKLQEKFMPHGLHVFGQAWEPQQLDTMLDSMRGLGEREVLRDKLKASPPAEMAALLHGLDGGFVLPGKGNDPLRAPESLPTGRNFHGLDGDVLPSPLAQRLGAEQAARVLAQSGGGSGSEAVVLWASDAVRDEGVMVGFSLALMGVQPRWNARGIVQGLELKPMPAGQTRRDVIVTTSGLFRDLYPNLVVLLDRGGRMALAASAQRLRKQRPELGPALDAALAPLGEQLQTGDEPIDGNGVAREWVQRTDALRGQGLEIAAAGREAAWRIFGDAPGAYGAGVNRLTERSGAWRDRGQIGRAYLNRMGHAYGLDADGIAAHRAFETGLRSVARTYHGRASHLYGLLDNNDAFDYFGGLSLAAETLTGRVPQAQVLYNADADRADVEPLEAALLREFRGRYLNPQWIRPLMRHGYAGARTMSQEFLENLWGWQVTRPDVIHDWAWDEVQSVYLDDKHKLGVNDFLSRGHAQQAKAHMLALMLVAAHKGFWHTPEANVRRLGGELTELVARNGLPGSGHAAPDHPMWAWLRPKLLPAAQAQLDEVLARARGERGAVSTFARGAAERARIERAAVRAEREAQAPAQPEPAPARAPAKPVAARPAAAKPAVAAAAPPRAERVSELTRMAPAELARRHPIPAAIVGLLVLALIGFGLRRGLTAR